A window of the Phaseolus vulgaris cultivar G19833 chromosome 5, P. vulgaris v2.0, whole genome shotgun sequence genome harbors these coding sequences:
- the LOC137835458 gene encoding uncharacterized protein isoform X2, which translates to MDINMVSTLLSTKPLFQFHCSVPLPFWFWNKTRVLLARHYGYLRRHSSLSNTNMAQEEGVVSLQEWQGWGTTSPLPTMVAQIVHDLKGLEQDLDAHMSFGGNGGKLQGSFRIQEDKKHRATYQALADSEKKLQFYSARQIACRILGSRGYLCQKCWLPMEDCMCSEVTSCSLFPGIRFWLYMHPKDFLRQNNTGKILWQVFGVDAASLCLYGIPEHEEIMWNSFKVAGKSKVCCLYPNKSAVLKSVQNVFDQEPVTSDEVAPSELKVETTQHFILIDGTWSNSAAMFRRLQDKAKLVWGDEDLPCISLNPGASAMHKLRADHNHLGIVHAQQQLLLACSQSFNFFHSLAPLNWINRKKQ; encoded by the exons ATGGACATAAACATGGTGTCAACGCTTCTTTCGACAAAGCCTCTCTTCCAATTTCATTGTTCTGTTCCATTACCATTTTGGTTTTGGAACAAAACCCGCGTCCTACTCGCACGCCATTACGGTTACCTTCGTCGTCATTCATCACTCTCTAACACAAATATGGCCCAGGAAGAAGGGGTGGTCTCTTTGCAGGAATGGCAGGGTTGGGGCACCACCTCCCCACTCCCCACCATGGTGGCCCAAATCGTCCACGATTTGAAGGGGCTTGAACAAGACTTGGATGCCCACATGAGTTTTGGCGGCAATGGTGGAAAGTTACAG GGGAGTTTTAGAATACAAGAAGATAAGAAACACCGTGCCACGTATCAGGCTTTGGCTGATTCGGAGAAGAAGCTTCAATTTTATTCGGCCAGACAGATAGCTTGTCGCATTCTAGGTAGCAGGGGTTACCTTTGTCAGAAG tGCTGGCTTCCCATGGAGGATTGTATGTGTTCAGAAGTCACATCCTGCTCGCTCTTCCCGGGAATAAGATTTTGGCTGTATATGCATCCCAAG GATTTCTTGAGACAAAACAACACTGGAAAGATTTTGTGGCAGGTGTTTGGGGTTGATGCAGCGTCTTTGTGCCTTTATGGCATTCCTGAACACGAGGAAATCATGTGGAATTCCTTTAAAGTGGCAG GAAAAAGTAAGGTGTGTTGCCTTTATCCCAACAAGAGTGCAGTTCTAAAGTCAGTTCAAAATGTGTTTGATCAGGAACCAGTTACAAGTGATGAAGTTGCACCGTCAGAG TTGAAAGTAGAAACAACCCAGCATTTTATTTTGATTGATGGGACATGGAGCAATTCAGCAGCAATGTTTAGGCGCCTTCAG GATAAAGCAAAGTTAGTTTGGGGGGATGAGGACCTTCCTTGTATATCCCTAAACCCTGGTGCTTCTGCTATGCATAAACTTAG GGCAGACCACAACCATCTTGGGATCGTACATGCACAGCAGCAGCTGCTGCTGGCCTGCTCTCAGAGCTTCAACTTCTTCCACAGTTTAGCTCCATTGAATTGGATAAACAGGAAGAAGCAGTAG
- the LOC137834493 gene encoding non-specific lipid-transfer protein 13-like, which translates to MAMAHILVLALSLVSASHMGKAEEVVAPPFFVCRPVFEYFPYCMEFLVGDPNFSMPSRRCCQHVVELNRLALHGIGPRTICWCIEVMVKGMTPPLVPSKIQDLPLMCNITLSFPISDSMDCSKVS; encoded by the exons ATGGCTATGGCTCACATCCTAGTACTTGCACTATCTCTGGTTTCTGCATCACACATGGGTAAGGCAGAAGAAGTTGTGGCCCCACCTTTCTTTGTTTGTAGACCTGTATTTGAATACTTTCCCTATTGCATGGAATTCCTTGTGGGGGATCCAAATTTCAGCATGCCCTCAAGAAGATGCTGCCAACATGTGGTGGAGCTTAACAGATTAGCCCTTCATGGGATTGGCCCCAGGACCATTTGTTGGTGCATTGAGGTCATGGTTAAGGGAATGACACCACCATTAGTGCCCTCCAAGATCCAAGATCTTCCTCTTATGTGCAACATCACCCTCAGCTTTCCCATCTCTGATAGCATGGACTGTTCCAA GGTGAGTTAG
- the LOC137835459 gene encoding uncharacterized protein, giving the protein MKKSGILAASVAAASATAASLSSSSHQDDRRTRENASAQSSSSSSTEKFAPRFDGLRFIETLVTAHR; this is encoded by the exons ATGAAGAAATCCGGCATCCTCGCCGCCTCCGTCGCTGCCGCCTCCGCCACCGCCGCCTCCCTGTCCTCCTCCTCACATCAG gatGATAGGAGAACCCGCGAGAACGCTTCCGCGCAgagttcatcatcttcttccacGGAGAAATTTGCTCCCAGATTTGATGGCTTGCGTTTCATTGAAACCCTCGTAACTGCTCATAGATGA
- the LOC137835458 gene encoding uncharacterized protein isoform X1, giving the protein MDINMVSTLLSTKPLFQFHCSVPLPFWFWNKTRVLLARHYGYLRRHSSLSNTNMAQEEGVVSLQEWQGWGTTSPLPTMVAQIVHDLKGLEQDLDAHMSFGGNGGKLQGSFRIQEDKKHRATYQALADSEKKLQFYSARQIACRILGSRGYLCQKCWLPMEDCMCSEVTSCSLFPGIRFWLYMHPKDFLRQNNTGKILWQVFGVDAASLCLYGIPEHEEIMWNSFKVAGKSKVCCLYPNKSAVLKSVQNVFDQEPVTSDEVAPSELKVETTQHFILIDGTWSNSAAMFRRLQDKAKLVWGDEDLPCISLNPGASAMHKLRPQPSWDRTCTAAAAAGLLSELQLLPQFSSIELDKQEEAVEHALTVLLDALTKRRVRMGRSITRKVRQTNIR; this is encoded by the exons ATGGACATAAACATGGTGTCAACGCTTCTTTCGACAAAGCCTCTCTTCCAATTTCATTGTTCTGTTCCATTACCATTTTGGTTTTGGAACAAAACCCGCGTCCTACTCGCACGCCATTACGGTTACCTTCGTCGTCATTCATCACTCTCTAACACAAATATGGCCCAGGAAGAAGGGGTGGTCTCTTTGCAGGAATGGCAGGGTTGGGGCACCACCTCCCCACTCCCCACCATGGTGGCCCAAATCGTCCACGATTTGAAGGGGCTTGAACAAGACTTGGATGCCCACATGAGTTTTGGCGGCAATGGTGGAAAGTTACAG GGGAGTTTTAGAATACAAGAAGATAAGAAACACCGTGCCACGTATCAGGCTTTGGCTGATTCGGAGAAGAAGCTTCAATTTTATTCGGCCAGACAGATAGCTTGTCGCATTCTAGGTAGCAGGGGTTACCTTTGTCAGAAG tGCTGGCTTCCCATGGAGGATTGTATGTGTTCAGAAGTCACATCCTGCTCGCTCTTCCCGGGAATAAGATTTTGGCTGTATATGCATCCCAAG GATTTCTTGAGACAAAACAACACTGGAAAGATTTTGTGGCAGGTGTTTGGGGTTGATGCAGCGTCTTTGTGCCTTTATGGCATTCCTGAACACGAGGAAATCATGTGGAATTCCTTTAAAGTGGCAG GAAAAAGTAAGGTGTGTTGCCTTTATCCCAACAAGAGTGCAGTTCTAAAGTCAGTTCAAAATGTGTTTGATCAGGAACCAGTTACAAGTGATGAAGTTGCACCGTCAGAG TTGAAAGTAGAAACAACCCAGCATTTTATTTTGATTGATGGGACATGGAGCAATTCAGCAGCAATGTTTAGGCGCCTTCAG GATAAAGCAAAGTTAGTTTGGGGGGATGAGGACCTTCCTTGTATATCCCTAAACCCTGGTGCTTCTGCTATGCATAAACTTAG ACCACAACCATCTTGGGATCGTACATGCACAGCAGCAGCTGCTGCTGGCCTGCTCTCAGAGCTTCAACTTCTTCCACAGTTTAGCTCCATTGAATTGGATAAACAGGAAGAAGCAGTAGAACATGCTTTAACAGTCCTATTAGATGCTCTCACAAAGAGACGGGTTCGCATGGGAAGGTCCATAACAAGAAAAGTGAGGCAAACCAACATCCGATAG